In Cytobacillus oceanisediminis, the following proteins share a genomic window:
- the mscL gene encoding large conductance mechanosensitive channel protein MscL, producing MWNEFKKFALKGNVLDLAVGVVIGAAFGKIVSSLVDDIIMPLVGLLMGGVDFRDLMVKVGSAEVKYGLFIQNVVDFFIVAFSIFVFIRIINNRFKKKEEAKPAPAVDKNVELLTEIRDLLKTK from the coding sequence ATGTGGAATGAGTTTAAAAAATTCGCCCTAAAGGGAAATGTGCTTGATTTGGCTGTCGGGGTTGTTATCGGAGCTGCCTTCGGAAAGATTGTATCTTCTCTTGTAGATGATATCATCATGCCGCTTGTTGGATTGCTGATGGGCGGAGTTGACTTTAGGGATCTGATGGTAAAGGTTGGCAGCGCGGAGGTCAAATACGGTTTATTCATACAAAATGTGGTTGATTTCTTCATAGTGGCATTCTCGATTTTCGTCTTTATCAGGATTATCAACAATCGTTTCAAAAAGAAAGAAGAAGCAAAGCCTGCACCAGCTGTGGATAAAAACGTTGAGCTTTTAACTGAAATAAGAGACCTTTTAAAAACCAAATAA
- the queF gene encoding preQ(1) synthase, with protein sequence MSGRKDEELTDITLLGNQGTNYLFEYSPEILEAFDNKHPNRDYFVKFNCPEFTSLCPKTGQPDFATIYISYIPDQKMVESKSLKLYLFSFRNHGDFHEDCMNIIMNDLIELMDPRYIEVWGKFTPRGGISIDPYCNYGKPGTKYEKMADYRLMNHDLYPETIDNR encoded by the coding sequence ATGTCAGGAAGAAAAGATGAGGAATTAACGGATATTACACTATTGGGAAATCAGGGTACAAACTATCTTTTTGAATACTCGCCTGAGATTCTGGAGGCTTTTGACAATAAGCATCCAAACCGCGATTATTTTGTAAAGTTTAATTGCCCTGAGTTTACGAGTCTTTGCCCGAAAACGGGACAGCCGGATTTTGCGACCATCTATATCAGCTATATTCCGGATCAGAAAATGGTAGAGAGCAAGTCATTAAAGCTATATCTTTTCAGTTTTAGAAATCATGGCGATTTCCATGAGGACTGCATGAACATCATTATGAACGATCTTATTGAATTAATGGATCCCCGCTATATTGAGGTTTGGGGTAAATTTACGCCACGTGGCGGAATCTCCATCGATCCGTATTGCAACTACGGAAAGCCGGGGACGAAATATGAAAAAATGGCGGATTACCGTTTGATGAACCATGACCTTTACCCGGAGACAATTGACAATCGTTAA
- a CDS encoding 5-formyltetrahydrofolate cyclo-ligase: MNTKKEIREYIWNYLEENKLGRFPFPLKNRIPNFKGAEKAAAFVFTMPEYKEAKVIKVNPDSPQLPVRSQILKDGKTLLVPTPRLKAGFIMVKPEWVPAGEERKAASLKHIHSYGKEVPLTELPKIDLFFAGSVGLHRDGRRVGKGEGYADREYAIIRELGNPEIPVIGTVNSAQITEADIPRDPYDLTVDWIATEKELIKTNTPYPKPEGIQWELVTEEQMVEMPVLRDVWEITKGKAAK; encoded by the coding sequence ATGAATACGAAGAAAGAAATCCGTGAGTACATATGGAATTATCTTGAGGAGAATAAGCTTGGCCGCTTTCCGTTTCCTTTAAAAAATAGAATCCCCAATTTCAAAGGAGCTGAAAAAGCGGCTGCATTTGTTTTTACTATGCCTGAGTATAAAGAGGCTAAGGTAATTAAAGTAAATCCTGATTCTCCGCAGCTGCCGGTCCGTTCACAAATTTTAAAAGATGGAAAGACATTGCTGGTTCCCACTCCAAGGCTGAAAGCAGGATTTATTATGGTAAAGCCCGAATGGGTGCCCGCCGGGGAGGAGCGAAAAGCAGCGAGCCTTAAGCATATCCACTCATATGGAAAAGAAGTTCCTCTCACAGAATTGCCGAAAATTGATTTGTTTTTTGCCGGATCAGTGGGCCTTCATCGGGATGGCCGGCGTGTCGGAAAAGGGGAGGGCTATGCTGACCGTGAATATGCCATAATCAGAGAGCTGGGAAATCCCGAAATCCCTGTGATTGGAACAGTCAACAGCGCCCAGATTACAGAGGCAGATATCCCGAGGGACCCATATGATTTGACTGTCGACTGGATTGCAACCGAAAAGGAACTGATCAAAACCAATACGCCATATCCAAAGCCTGAAGGCATTCAATGGGAGCTAGTAACCGAGGAGCAAATGGTAGAGATGCCAGTATTGCGTGACGTATGGGAGATTACAAAAGGAAAGGCAGCCAAGTAA
- the panF gene encoding sodium/pantothenate symporter, translated as MNWQVIAPLLIFLIIIFLVGLWSSRKIDTGSSFLQDYFLGGRQLGGFILAMTMIATYGSASSFIGGPGVAYTQGLGWVLLAMSQVVTGYFVLMVLGKKFAITARKYDAVTLIDFLKERYNSRWVVWLSSLSIIIFLFSAMAAQWVGGARLIESLTGLSYLSALFIFAASVMVYVVIGGFRAVAVTDAVQGGIMFIGTMILLIAVIVAGGGIPNIISDLSSENPNLITPFGFDGGLTPLYVSSFWILVGVGVVGLPQVAVRAMSYKNARAMHRAIIIGTVVVGFIMLGMHLIGVFARPILPGIEVGDKVMPMIAMEVLPPWLAGIVLAAPMAAIMSTVDSLLLLVSSAIVKDVYINYIKPDAKEAAIKKLSFAVTALLGILVCIMALSPPDLLIWLNLFSFGGLEAAFIWPVVLGLYWAKGNRYGAVASMITGTASYILFHTFYPNALGMNTVVLPIALSLAAYVTVSLFTEKSASAPAEI; from the coding sequence ATGAACTGGCAGGTTATTGCTCCTCTTCTCATCTTTTTAATCATTATTTTTCTCGTCGGCTTATGGTCCAGCAGAAAGATTGATACCGGGAGTTCGTTCCTGCAGGATTACTTTCTTGGAGGAAGGCAGCTGGGTGGTTTTATTCTGGCTATGACCATGATTGCAACCTACGGAAGTGCCAGCAGTTTCATTGGAGGGCCGGGCGTTGCATACACACAGGGGCTTGGCTGGGTGCTGCTTGCCATGTCACAGGTTGTCACTGGTTATTTCGTTCTCATGGTTCTGGGGAAAAAGTTTGCCATCACAGCAAGAAAGTATGATGCTGTAACGCTCATCGATTTTCTAAAAGAAAGATATAACAGCAGATGGGTCGTCTGGCTATCCTCTCTCAGCATCATTATTTTCCTGTTTTCTGCCATGGCTGCCCAATGGGTTGGCGGAGCAAGATTAATTGAGTCACTGACAGGATTAAGCTATTTATCTGCTTTATTCATTTTTGCAGCTTCCGTTATGGTCTACGTGGTGATCGGCGGCTTCCGTGCTGTTGCAGTAACGGATGCCGTACAAGGGGGAATCATGTTCATCGGCACCATGATCCTTCTGATTGCTGTTATTGTGGCAGGTGGGGGAATACCGAATATTATCAGTGACCTGTCTTCAGAAAACCCGAATCTGATTACACCGTTTGGCTTTGATGGCGGATTGACTCCTTTATATGTGTCCTCATTCTGGATATTGGTGGGAGTTGGAGTTGTGGGCCTTCCGCAGGTTGCGGTGAGGGCCATGTCCTATAAAAATGCCAGAGCCATGCATAGGGCAATTATAATTGGAACAGTAGTGGTCGGGTTTATCATGCTTGGCATGCATTTAATTGGCGTATTTGCCCGGCCAATTCTTCCAGGGATTGAAGTGGGGGATAAAGTCATGCCGATGATTGCCATGGAAGTGCTTCCTCCATGGCTCGCGGGAATTGTACTGGCAGCACCGATGGCTGCCATCATGTCAACAGTGGATTCCCTGCTCCTTCTGGTCAGCTCGGCGATTGTGAAAGATGTCTATATTAATTACATTAAGCCTGATGCCAAAGAAGCTGCCATCAAGAAACTGAGTTTTGCGGTTACGGCCCTGCTTGGGATTCTGGTTTGCATCATGGCTCTCAGTCCGCCCGATTTGCTGATCTGGCTGAATCTCTTTTCTTTTGGAGGACTGGAAGCAGCCTTCATATGGCCTGTTGTGCTGGGCCTTTATTGGGCTAAAGGAAATAGATATGGTGCAGTGGCCTCGATGATAACCGGAACTGCCTCCTATATTTTATTCCATACTTTTTATCCAAATGCATTAGGCATGAATACAGTCGTATTGCCTATTGCTTTGTCACTGGCGGCTTATGTAACTGTAAGTCTATTTACCGAAAAATCAGCATCTGCACCAGCAGAAATTTAA
- a CDS encoding short-chain fatty acid transporter — MLTRMADRFSKLVERYLPDAFVIAVLMTLFVFIAGFFMKPSEPVELFKSFGDGFWVYLAFTMQMVLLLMTGMALASVPSVQRILEKLSSKAKTANQAYVLTFLVSSAAYYINWGLAVVVGAIIAREVGKRNQNAHFPLLVAAAYAPTALYTAGLSSSIGLTVATKGHFLEEVAGVIPTSETIFHPGTIAILVALVVTMPIFIVLMAPKKGIIPYVPPKAPKQEAEQQEILKTPAGKLERTPFLGIITGLIGLIYAVFEFVNGRDLDLNIINITFLSLGLILHKSLEQYANAFKEAGSAISPIILQFPFYAGIIAVLGSSGLAESIINGMASIASKDTFDIFTYWAAGLVNILAPSGGGQWALQGPLQVPAGLQLGVDPAITAMAVGWGDAWTNLIQPFWALPILSVVGLHIRHIMGYCALLAIWVGIVTTVLMFFVY; from the coding sequence ATGTTAACCAGAATGGCAGACCGTTTCTCCAAGCTTGTGGAAAGGTATCTCCCGGATGCCTTTGTCATTGCGGTATTAATGACTCTGTTTGTATTTATTGCGGGATTTTTCATGAAGCCTTCTGAACCTGTTGAGCTGTTTAAATCCTTCGGTGACGGCTTCTGGGTGTATCTCGCTTTTACCATGCAGATGGTGCTCCTCTTAATGACAGGCATGGCGCTTGCTTCTGTTCCTTCTGTACAGCGCATACTTGAAAAGCTGTCCTCCAAAGCGAAGACAGCAAACCAGGCCTACGTACTGACTTTTCTCGTTTCATCTGCTGCTTATTATATTAACTGGGGCCTTGCTGTTGTAGTTGGCGCCATAATTGCCCGTGAAGTTGGGAAAAGAAATCAAAACGCACACTTCCCTCTATTAGTGGCTGCAGCCTATGCACCAACTGCTCTATATACCGCTGGTTTATCGAGTTCAATTGGTTTGACTGTTGCGACCAAGGGCCATTTCCTGGAGGAAGTGGCTGGCGTCATTCCAACTTCGGAGACCATTTTCCATCCGGGAACGATTGCTATTTTAGTTGCTCTTGTTGTTACTATGCCGATTTTCATTGTGCTGATGGCACCCAAAAAAGGCATTATCCCATACGTTCCCCCAAAGGCACCCAAGCAGGAAGCTGAACAGCAGGAAATTTTAAAAACTCCCGCCGGAAAGCTTGAAAGAACTCCCTTTCTCGGCATCATTACAGGATTAATCGGGTTAATCTATGCAGTATTTGAGTTTGTAAACGGGCGTGACCTTGACTTGAATATTATCAATATTACCTTTCTATCCTTGGGTCTCATCCTTCATAAATCGCTCGAACAATACGCCAATGCTTTTAAAGAAGCGGGTTCTGCCATTTCACCTATCATTCTGCAATTCCCATTTTACGCTGGCATTATCGCGGTTCTCGGCAGCTCCGGGTTAGCAGAATCCATAATCAATGGAATGGCATCCATAGCAAGTAAAGACACCTTTGATATATTCACCTATTGGGCCGCTGGACTCGTCAATATTCTTGCTCCTTCAGGCGGCGGGCAGTGGGCATTGCAGGGGCCGCTTCAAGTACCTGCCGGTCTGCAGCTGGGTGTGGATCCCGCCATTACTGCTATGGCTGTCGGCTGGGGTGATGCCTGGACGAACCTGATCCAGCCTTTCTGGGCCCTTCCTATTTTAAGTGTGGTTGGCCTTCATATTCGCCATATAATGGGCTACTGTGCATTGCTGGCTATATGGGTGGGTATTGTTACTACTGTTTTGATGTTTTTTGTATATTAA
- the tatA gene encoding twin-arginine translocase TatA/TatE family subunit, giving the protein MGLSNIGIPGLIIILVITLIIFGPKKLPEIGSAFGRTLSEFKKSARDIMSDDDEPDSKTRSIETADRKDKPL; this is encoded by the coding sequence ATGGGGCTTTCAAATATAGGAATTCCCGGATTGATTATTATCCTCGTTATTACCTTAATTATCTTCGGGCCAAAAAAGCTTCCTGAGATCGGGTCTGCCTTTGGAAGGACCTTATCAGAATTCAAAAAATCAGCCAGAGATATTATGAGCGACGATGATGAACCCGATTCAAAAACACGCTCAATTGAAACGGCTGATCGGAAGGATAAACCGCTTTAA
- a CDS encoding GMC family oxidoreductase, with the protein MAKTLPKTDAVVVGVGWAGGIIAAELGKQGLKVVGLERGKERGVKDYYVVHDELRYGIRYELMQDLSKETITFRNHGKERSLPMRQLGSFLLGEGLGGSGVHWNGHTFRFLPYDFEIKSQTVKKYGEAKIKGLQVQDWGITYDELEPYFYEFEKAAGISGEEGELGPKRANPFPNPPMKETPITARFKEAAKSLGMKPYHMPSGNMSQAYENQYGAKLAPCQYCAFCERFGCEYGAKADPTVAVIPFAKETGNVDIRNFANVTEIIHDGKKATGVRYVDVQTKEEFIQPAEMVILTSYVMNNTRLLLTSKLGRPYNPDTGSGVIGKNYCYQILPGSAGFFDEEQFNTFMGAGALGATVDDYNGDNFDHSDLGFIHGGSISINQSGYRPIQYNMVPTDTPKWGSKFKENSIKYFTRALSIGTQGASMPVQHNYMDLDPSYKDAYGLPLLRLTYDFTEQDKNLYNYIGKITDKIMKEMGPAKINDRQQLEHYDIVPYQTTHNTGGVIMGAEPESSAVNNYLQMWDAENVFVIGASAFPHNGGYNPTGTVGALAYRAAEGIIKYSKEGGLLA; encoded by the coding sequence ATGGCTAAAACATTGCCAAAAACAGATGCAGTCGTTGTAGGAGTCGGATGGGCAGGCGGCATCATTGCGGCTGAACTTGGAAAACAGGGGTTAAAAGTAGTTGGTCTGGAGCGGGGGAAAGAGCGCGGAGTCAAGGACTACTATGTTGTCCATGATGAACTTCGCTATGGAATCCGCTATGAATTAATGCAGGATCTTTCAAAAGAAACGATCACGTTCCGCAACCACGGGAAAGAAAGATCTCTTCCTATGCGTCAGCTTGGCTCCTTTTTGCTTGGCGAGGGCTTAGGAGGATCCGGTGTTCACTGGAATGGGCATACCTTCCGCTTTTTGCCCTATGACTTTGAAATTAAGTCGCAGACGGTTAAAAAATATGGCGAAGCAAAGATTAAAGGTCTTCAAGTTCAGGACTGGGGCATTACATACGATGAATTGGAGCCCTATTTCTACGAATTTGAAAAAGCGGCAGGGATTAGCGGAGAAGAAGGCGAGTTAGGGCCAAAGAGAGCGAATCCGTTCCCAAATCCACCAATGAAGGAGACGCCCATTACGGCTAGATTTAAAGAAGCAGCGAAGTCATTGGGGATGAAACCTTACCATATGCCATCCGGCAATATGAGCCAGGCTTATGAAAACCAATATGGCGCCAAGCTGGCTCCATGTCAGTATTGTGCGTTTTGTGAACGCTTCGGCTGTGAATATGGAGCAAAGGCAGATCCGACCGTGGCCGTCATTCCGTTTGCCAAAGAAACAGGAAATGTGGATATCCGCAACTTTGCGAATGTAACAGAAATTATCCATGACGGCAAAAAAGCAACCGGTGTGCGCTATGTGGATGTGCAAACAAAGGAAGAATTCATCCAGCCGGCAGAAATGGTTATTCTGACAAGCTATGTCATGAATAACACCCGCCTGCTGCTGACATCCAAACTGGGGCGCCCATACAATCCTGATACAGGATCAGGGGTTATCGGAAAGAATTATTGCTACCAGATCCTTCCCGGGTCAGCAGGATTTTTTGATGAAGAACAATTTAATACATTTATGGGTGCCGGTGCTCTTGGTGCAACTGTGGATGATTACAATGGAGACAATTTTGACCACTCCGATCTTGGCTTCATCCATGGCGGTTCCATTTCGATCAACCAATCAGGATACCGTCCAATCCAATATAATATGGTTCCGACTGATACACCGAAATGGGGCAGCAAGTTCAAGGAGAACTCCATTAAGTATTTCACAAGAGCATTGAGCATTGGAACACAGGGGGCTTCCATGCCTGTGCAGCACAATTATATGGACCTGGACCCTTCATATAAAGATGCTTACGGGCTCCCTCTGCTTCGCCTGACATATGATTTCACGGAACAGGATAAGAATCTTTATAACTATATTGGAAAAATCACAGACAAAATCATGAAGGAAATGGGACCGGCAAAAATTAACGACAGGCAGCAGCTGGAGCACTATGACATCGTCCCTTATCAGACAACCCACAATACCGGCGGCGTGATCATGGGGGCTGAGCCCGAATCATCAGCTGTAAATAACTATCTGCAGATGTGGGATGCAGAAAATGTATTTGTCATTGGCGCATCCGCTTTCCCTCACAACGGAGGGTATAATCCGACAGGAACAGTTGGGGCACTCGCCTACCGTGCTGCCGAAGGAATCATCAAATACAGCAAAGAAGGCGGTCTGTTAGCATAG
- a CDS encoding YhdT family protein, translating to MKKGIHKKDQRFKIAEREAWIGIGLVLFNFVWWYGFAYGMGSGPAGEYTYIMGLPAWFFWSCVAGFAVMVILVTAAVKFLFKEVPFEENEEGGESK from the coding sequence ATGAAGAAAGGCATACATAAAAAAGATCAGCGCTTCAAAATCGCAGAGAGAGAGGCGTGGATTGGCATTGGTCTGGTGCTCTTCAATTTTGTATGGTGGTATGGGTTTGCCTATGGGATGGGGTCTGGGCCTGCTGGTGAGTATACATATATTATGGGATTGCCTGCCTGGTTTTTTTGGAGCTGCGTGGCAGGGTTTGCTGTAATGGTGATTCTGGTAACAGCGGCTGTTAAATTTCTGTTTAAAGAGGTTCCGTTCGAAGAAAATGAAGAGGGGGGAGAATCCAAATGA
- a CDS encoding Bax inhibitor-1/YccA family protein, whose amino-acid sequence MYVQHTANNSYLPSVLRAFALSLGIAFIGTMAGVFIPPALFLPLMVLELGMLLFAFLLRRKKAIGYPFLYVFTFISGMTTYPIVAHYLAAIGPNPVLVALAATTVVFTGLAVYATTTKRDLSFLGGMLMAALLALIAISVFSIFWPLSSNAMLAFSFIGVLVFSGYVLFDFNRMKHYGVSPEEVPLMALNLYLDFINLFINILRIFGILGSRD is encoded by the coding sequence ATGTATGTACAGCATACCGCAAATAACAGTTATTTGCCTTCTGTTTTACGGGCGTTTGCCTTATCATTAGGGATTGCTTTTATCGGAACGATGGCGGGTGTTTTCATCCCTCCAGCCCTATTTTTGCCGCTCATGGTTCTTGAACTCGGAATGCTGCTTTTCGCTTTCCTGCTTCGCCGCAAAAAGGCCATTGGTTATCCATTCCTGTATGTATTTACATTTATTTCAGGGATGACGACCTATCCGATTGTTGCCCATTACCTGGCGGCCATTGGCCCGAACCCTGTATTGGTCGCCCTTGCAGCGACAACGGTTGTGTTTACAGGCCTGGCTGTATACGCTACGACAACCAAGCGGGATTTATCTTTCCTTGGCGGCATGCTGATGGCGGCATTGCTTGCCCTTATTGCGATCTCTGTTTTCAGCATCTTCTGGCCGTTAAGCTCTAACGCTATGCTGGCATTCTCCTTCATCGGAGTGCTAGTGTTCAGCGGATATGTGCTATTCGATTTCAACCGCATGAAGCATTATGGAGTGTCACCGGAAGAAGTTCCTTTGATGGCTCTTAACTTATACCTTGATTTTATCAACCTGTTCATTAATATTCTTCGCATTTTTGGAATTTTGGGGAGCAGGGACTAA
- a CDS encoding aminopeptidase has protein sequence MSQFHTNLEKYAELAVKVGVNVQKGQTLVINTTLDAAELVRTIVKKAYEAGAHNVVVNWSDDAVTRTKYDLAPEESFSEYPEWRAKEVEDLAEKGAAFMSIVSASPDLLKGVKSERISSFQKAAGKALAKYRKFIQSDKVSWTVIAAPSQAWADMVFPEAPEESRVEMLWEAIFKATRADLDNPVEAWKKHDETLHEKVDYLNSKRYQKLHYKAPGTDLTIELPKGHLWVGAGSVNEQGHEFMANMPTEEVFTVPYKTGVNGTVSSTKPLSYGGNIIDKFSLTFENGRIVDVKAEEGEEILKQLVETDEGSHYLGEVALVPFNSPISQSNLLFYNTLFDENASNHLAIGSAYAFCIEGGKKMSSEELAENGLNESLTHVDFMIGSAEMDIDGITEDGKAEPVFRKGDWAF, from the coding sequence ATGAGTCAATTTCATACGAATTTAGAGAAATACGCAGAGCTTGCCGTAAAGGTCGGCGTAAATGTACAAAAAGGACAGACGCTTGTTATTAACACAACCCTTGATGCAGCTGAACTGGTTCGTACAATTGTTAAAAAGGCCTATGAAGCAGGAGCTCATAACGTAGTTGTGAACTGGAGCGATGATGCGGTCACACGCACAAAGTACGATTTAGCACCGGAAGAGTCTTTCTCCGAATACCCGGAATGGCGTGCGAAGGAAGTCGAAGATTTAGCTGAAAAGGGTGCGGCATTCATGTCAATCGTTTCAGCAAGCCCTGATTTGCTGAAAGGCGTGAAATCAGAACGAATCTCAAGTTTCCAGAAAGCTGCCGGAAAGGCGCTTGCAAAATACCGCAAATTCATCCAGTCCGATAAAGTAAGCTGGACAGTCATTGCAGCTCCATCTCAAGCCTGGGCAGACATGGTATTCCCTGAAGCACCGGAAGAATCCCGTGTGGAAATGCTTTGGGAAGCCATTTTCAAAGCTACTCGCGCCGATTTGGATAACCCGGTTGAAGCCTGGAAAAAGCATGATGAAACACTTCATGAAAAAGTGGATTATTTGAACAGCAAGCGATATCAGAAGCTTCATTATAAAGCTCCAGGTACGGACCTGACAATCGAGCTTCCAAAAGGCCACTTATGGGTCGGGGCAGGCAGCGTTAATGAACAGGGACATGAATTCATGGCTAACATGCCGACTGAAGAAGTGTTTACGGTACCTTACAAGACAGGCGTCAACGGCACGGTTTCCAGCACAAAGCCTTTAAGCTATGGCGGAAATATCATCGATAAATTCAGCCTGACCTTTGAAAACGGCCGCATTGTCGATGTGAAAGCAGAAGAAGGAGAAGAGATTCTTAAGCAGCTTGTTGAGACAGATGAAGGCTCCCACTATCTTGGTGAAGTGGCCCTGGTTCCTTTCAACTCGCCAATTTCGCAGTCCAATCTGCTTTTCTATAATACTTTATTTGATGAAAATGCTTCAAACCACCTAGCCATTGGCAGTGCGTATGCATTCTGCATTGAAGGCGGCAAGAAAATGTCCAGTGAAGAACTGGCTGAAAACGGCTTGAACGAAAGCTTAACACATGTTGACTTCATGATTGGTTCCGCTGAAATGGATATCGACGGAATCACTGAAGACGGCAAGGCTGAACCTGTATTCAGGAAAGGTGATTGGGCATTTTAA
- the tatC gene encoding twin-arginine translocase subunit TatC translates to MKTEEQTLVEHLTDLRKVLIRSLLFFIASFALCLFFINRLIPMLANDHELVMLGPLDVIKLYTGIAGSISLGLALPFISYQIWLFVKPALTEKESRVSLMFFPAILFSFIGGLCFGFFIIFPAIYQFLMLLGESHFAMMITAREYFSFLLMSTIPFGFLFEVPLLLLFLTTIGIVTPAMLSSMRKYAYLIMAVVSALITPPDLFSQILVLVPLIGLYEIGVILSKVKFKKLKDVQESPSSEI, encoded by the coding sequence ATGAAAACGGAAGAACAAACCCTTGTAGAGCATTTAACGGATCTGAGAAAAGTGCTGATTCGATCACTGCTTTTCTTTATAGCCAGTTTTGCCCTATGTCTGTTTTTCATCAACAGACTGATACCCATGCTCGCAAATGATCATGAGCTTGTCATGCTTGGGCCGCTGGATGTCATTAAGCTGTATACGGGAATTGCAGGAAGCATAAGCCTTGGACTTGCGCTTCCTTTTATCTCCTATCAGATTTGGCTATTTGTAAAGCCGGCATTAACGGAAAAAGAAAGCAGAGTATCCTTAATGTTTTTTCCGGCCATTCTTTTCAGCTTTATCGGCGGTCTTTGTTTCGGCTTTTTTATTATATTCCCTGCTATTTATCAGTTTTTAATGCTATTGGGTGAATCACATTTTGCGATGATGATCACTGCCAGGGAGTATTTTTCTTTTCTGCTGATGTCTACCATTCCTTTTGGTTTTCTGTTTGAAGTGCCTTTGCTGTTATTGTTTCTGACAACGATCGGCATTGTCACCCCAGCCATGCTCAGCTCGATGCGAAAATACGCTTATTTGATCATGGCTGTCGTATCAGCCCTAATTACACCGCCTGATTTATTTTCACAGATTCTTGTCCTTGTGCCTCTTATCGGGCTATATGAAATTGGCGTTATTTTATCAAAAGTAAAATTCAAGAAATTGAAAGATGTTCAGGAATCTCCATCCAGCGAGATTTAA
- a CDS encoding gluconate 2-dehydrogenase subunit 3 family protein — protein MSEHEQKQESTMSRRRFIRNSGLVAGGLVGGGILGGLIGANMNKDGTATEENAHTNGHDQVAYQQSPLYFTNPEIFGILQAAVERIYPKDENGPGANDLDVPFFIDHQLAGSWGNNTREYMQGPFFPGSNFQGYQSPLKRHEVFDVGLAALQTYSSDKFNKPFAELEGEQQDEILTAFEEDKVELRGVTSRTFFNILRAATIEGVYADPAYAGNKNMEGWKMKDFPGHQMSYINQIESEKFVEIKPNSLHSYTK, from the coding sequence ATGTCTGAACATGAACAAAAACAAGAATCAACCATGTCCCGGAGGAGATTCATCCGCAATTCCGGGTTAGTTGCCGGGGGTTTGGTAGGAGGCGGCATTCTTGGCGGCTTAATTGGTGCAAACATGAATAAAGACGGTACAGCAACGGAAGAGAATGCCCATACAAACGGGCATGATCAGGTTGCCTACCAGCAGTCACCTTTATATTTCACAAACCCTGAGATATTCGGAATCCTGCAGGCGGCCGTTGAAAGAATTTATCCAAAGGATGAAAATGGCCCTGGCGCTAATGATTTGGATGTTCCGTTTTTTATCGACCATCAGCTTGCGGGCTCATGGGGAAACAATACAAGGGAATATATGCAGGGCCCATTCTTCCCAGGCTCAAACTTTCAGGGTTACCAATCCCCTTTAAAACGGCATGAGGTCTTTGATGTCGGCCTGGCCGCCCTGCAGACCTACAGCAGTGATAAGTTCAATAAGCCTTTTGCTGAACTTGAGGGTGAACAGCAGGATGAAATTCTTACTGCCTTTGAGGAGGATAAAGTAGAGCTTCGTGGTGTTACCTCAAGGACATTTTTTAATATTCTCCGGGCAGCAACTATTGAAGGCGTCTATGCAGATCCTGCCTATGCCGGCAACAAGAATATGGAAGGCTGGAAAATGAAAGACTTTCCTGGCCATCAAATGAGCTATATCAATCAAATAGAGTCTGAAAAATTTGTTGAAATTAAACCGAACAGTCTCCATTCATATACCAAATAG